One Colius striatus isolate bColStr4 chromosome 10, bColStr4.1.hap1, whole genome shotgun sequence genomic region harbors:
- the AKNAD1 gene encoding protein AKNAD1 isoform X1, giving the protein MAFILHVKLDMEIINKCKPSEWMKTPINSSFSDELGSIIDVTDEEQDLPYDGDVETTCKYSNSLDNWKDRTCTKDTSGILNLACSDDNKNIKATANDETFPQPEESSSHHRGAIGTTGILVEVPRSEASFKKELPVGNCSKPDSKQHLTNSKVSNVLLCHFPQGKLINTCQLIECETIPETSFSESISDTASKPEPSECVKGRSVHERWAASLEEYYLEKHEKVNTGGKNHLLNANGSVSTKPTTGKCECNEENAQLINENRSTRIFPNRKGERDLFKNTVFPWELESCQDLAHYCLPDCSEVASEIKVPKPSDNINSTPAIKRSKSFPVLLRKSLTVNNILETKKHFNSAEAENQGVSIPELLQQQEIFPQSDFPNASTAISSGAPGTSSEAFTFPPIPVQSTHDLSQAKLQHGTTASALPAAGTVEAHCVTPNSLPELTLGEMMSEILKDQTDRLIKKVEDFYKHMTHETVLLQDNYLALNELKRYLGALERNYLTAREEHHNLQMQNFKDKSISIGEFDPERKVEGEIFRLHMLLEDIQEQTDDGKHNASSFLISYQSAQSSYSPCERSVLPTIPDPPKRRDIEAVFVHKNKERETRENTHVMPQTNPFFSEGNNCNLHHMLQNRTVSTSRNEMELLGRRDLLATKHSSSIMRFLSPEEKCTAEGLTSPSQGTLSQKFNTDEGKIRNTNMQERKAGMRSLFIQRKLTDISDTSLSSNSEDISACECDHDLQSKELRNCKTESYRALNTRLCGERKGLGGRCPRGSRDQFQLRNYKESVQSCDICRNKSSSSSSYSQKRIYTEKAQKNQQPHEFGNRQSERQNLETAKTCCSSTYNKIILSHQYLPIKKSARSKSAVNIRNRNANDSNANILSSALDHAIQTANSLKEATERIVQAVSEDLAEVKRYQL; this is encoded by the exons ATGGCATTCATACTCCACGTAAAACTGGATATGGAGATTATAAACAAGTGCAAACCATCAGAGTGGATGAAAACCCCAATTAATAGTTCATTTTCAGATGAATTAGGCTCTATCATTGATGTAACTGATGAGGAACAAGACTTACCTTATGATGGAGATGTAGAAACAACTTGTAAATACAGTAACAGTCTAGATAATTGGAAGGACCGTACTTGTACAAAAGACACTTCTGGTATTTTAAACCTGGCCTGTTCTGATGATaacaaaaacataaaagcaacagcaaatgATGAAACTTTTCCACAGCCTGAAGAATCCTCCAGTCACCACAGAGGTGCCATAGGAACAACAGGAATTTTAGTTGAAGTACCCAGAAGTGAAGCTTCCTTTAAGAAGGAATTGCCTGTTGGCAATTGTAGTAAACCAGATAGCAAACAACATCTCACCAACTCAAAAGTGTCCAATGTCCTTCTGTGTCATTTCCCTCAGGGAAAGTTAATAAACACATGCCAGTTAATTGAATGTGAGACAATACCAGAGACGTCCTTTAGTGAAAGTATCAGTGACACCGCGAGCAAACCTGAGCCTTCAGAATGTGTCAAAGGCCGCTCAGTGCATGAGCGATGGGCAGCGAGCTTGGAAGAATATTACTTGGAGAAGCATGAGAAAGTAAACACAGGTGGTAAAAATCATTTGCTAAATGCAAATGGAAGTGTTTCAACAAAACCTACTACTGGTAAGTGTGAGTGCAATGAAGAAAATGCACAGTTGATCAATGAAAATAGATCTACACGCATCTTTCCaaacaggaaaggagagagagactTGTTTAAGAATACAGTTTTTCCTTGGGAGCTTGAATCTTGCCAAGATCTAGCTCACTATTGCCTTCCTGACTGCTCTGAAGTTGCTTCAGAAATTAAAGTACCAAAACCAAGTGACAATATTAACTCAACTCCTGCAATTAAAAGATCAAAGTCCTTCCCTGTTTTGCTACGGAAATCCTTAACTGTGAACAACATTCTAGAAACTAAGAAGCATTTCAATTCTGCTGAAGCAGAGAATCAAGGGGTGAGCATTCCAGAACTGTTGCAACAGCAAGAG aTATTTCCTCAGTCAGACTTTCCAAATGCCAGCACTGCCATTTCCTCAGGAGCCCCTGGGACATCCTCTGAAGCCTTTACGTTCCCTCCTATCCCTGTACAATCCACACATGATTTGTCTcaagcaa AATTACAGCATGGAACAACAGCATCAGCATTGCCAGCAGCTGGTACAGTGGAAGCACACTGTGTAACTCCTAACTCACTACCAGAACTAACACTAGGAGAAATGATGTCTGAAATACTAAAGGATCAGACAGATCGACTGATAAAGAAA GTGGAAGACTTCTATAAGCACATGACCCATGAGACAGTCCTGTTACAAGACAACTATCTG GCATTAAATGAATTGAAGAGATACCTTGGTGCCTTGGAAAGGAATTACTTAACAGCTAGAGAAGAGCACCATAACTTACAGATGCAGAACTTCAAGGACAAGTCTATCAGCATTGGAGAGTTTGATCCTGAAAG AAAGGTGGAAGGGGAAATATTTAGACTTCACATGCtgcttgaagacatccaagaaCAAACTGATGACGGCAAACACAACGCATCCTCTTTCCTGATTTCCTACCAATCTGCCCAGTCATCATATTCTCCTTGTGAG AGATCAGTCCTTCCAACCATTCCTGATCCTCCAAAAAGAAGAGATATTGAAGCTGTATTTGTTCACAAgaacaaagagagagaaacaagagaGAATACTCATGTAATGCCACAGacaaatccatttttttcagaaggcaACAACTGCAATCTTCATCACAT GTTGCAAAACAGAACTGTATCAACTTCCAGAAACGAAATGGAGCTTCTGGGAAGGAGAGATCTGCTAGCAACCAAGCATTCTTCCAGCATAATG AGATTCCTTTCACCAGAGGAAAAATGCACTGCTGAAGGTCTTACATCCCCTAGTCAAGGAACACTAAGTCAAAAATTCAACACTGATGAAGGAAAGATAAG aaacacaaacatGCAGGAAAGGAAAGCTGGAATGCGTTCACTCTTCATtcagagaaaactaactgataTATCAGATACCAGCCTGA GCAGCAATTCAGAAGACATCTCAGCCTGTGAGTGTGACCATGATTTGCAAAGCAAGGAACTCAGAAACTGCAAGACTGAAAGTTATAGAGCACTCAATACAAGATTATGTGGAGAGAGAAAAG GACTTGGAGGCAGATGCCCTAGAGGAAGCAGAGATCAATTTCAACTGAGGAATTACAAAGAATCTGTTCAATCTTGTGATATATGTAGAAACAAAAGCTCTAGTTCATCCT CTTATTCACAGAAAAGAATCTACACTGAAAAGGCTCAGAAAAATCAACAGCCACATGAATTTGGAAACAGACAGTCTGAAAG ACAAAACTTGGAGACTGCCAAAACCTGCTGTTCAAGCACATATAATAAAATTATCCTTTCACATCAATACTTACCCATCAAGAAGTCTGCCCGAAGCAAATCTGCAGTCAacatcagaaacagaaatgccaATGATTCCAATGCAAAT ATTTTAAGTTCTGCCCTGGATCATGCTATACAGACAGCAAACAGTTTGAAGGAAGCTACAGAACGAATAGTACAAGCAGTTTCAGAAGATCTAGCTGAAGTGAAAAGATACCAGCTCTAA
- the AKNAD1 gene encoding protein AKNAD1 isoform X4, which translates to MAFILHVKLDMEIINKCKPSEWMKTPINSSFSDELGSIIDVTDEEQDLPYDGDVETTCKYSNSLDNWKDRTCTKDTSGILNLACSDDNKNIKATANDETFPQPEESSSHHRGAIGTTGILVEVPRSEASFKKELPVGNCSKPDSKQHLTNSKVSNVLLCHFPQGKLINTCQLIECETIPETSFSESISDTASKPEPSECVKGRSVHERWAASLEEYYLEKHEKVNTGGKNHLLNANGSVSTKPTTGKCECNEENAQLINENRSTRIFPNRKGERDLFKNTVFPWELESCQDLAHYCLPDCSEVASEIKVPKPSDNINSTPAIKRSKSFPVLLRKSLTVNNILETKKHFNSAEAENQGVSIPELLQQQEIFPQSDFPNASTAISSGAPGTSSEAFTFPPIPVQSTHDLSQAKLQHGTTASALPAAGTVEAHCVTPNSLPELTLGEMMSEILKDQTDRLIKKVEDFYKHMTHETVLLQDNYLALNELKRYLGALERNYLTAREEHHNLQMQNFKDKSISIGEFDPERKVEGEIFRLHMLLEDIQEQTDDGKHNASSFLISYQSAQSSYSPCERSVLPTIPDPPKRRDIEAVFVHKNKERETRENTHVMPQTNPFFSEGNNCNLHHMLQNRTVSTSRNEMELLGRRDLLATKHSSSIMRFLSPEEKCTAEGLTSPSQGTLSQKFNTDEGKIRNTNMQERKAGMRSLFIQRKLTDISDTSLSSNSEDISACECDHDLQSKELRNCKTESYRALNTRLCGERKGLGGRCPRGSRDQFQLRNYKESVQSCDICRNKSSSSS; encoded by the exons ATGGCATTCATACTCCACGTAAAACTGGATATGGAGATTATAAACAAGTGCAAACCATCAGAGTGGATGAAAACCCCAATTAATAGTTCATTTTCAGATGAATTAGGCTCTATCATTGATGTAACTGATGAGGAACAAGACTTACCTTATGATGGAGATGTAGAAACAACTTGTAAATACAGTAACAGTCTAGATAATTGGAAGGACCGTACTTGTACAAAAGACACTTCTGGTATTTTAAACCTGGCCTGTTCTGATGATaacaaaaacataaaagcaacagcaaatgATGAAACTTTTCCACAGCCTGAAGAATCCTCCAGTCACCACAGAGGTGCCATAGGAACAACAGGAATTTTAGTTGAAGTACCCAGAAGTGAAGCTTCCTTTAAGAAGGAATTGCCTGTTGGCAATTGTAGTAAACCAGATAGCAAACAACATCTCACCAACTCAAAAGTGTCCAATGTCCTTCTGTGTCATTTCCCTCAGGGAAAGTTAATAAACACATGCCAGTTAATTGAATGTGAGACAATACCAGAGACGTCCTTTAGTGAAAGTATCAGTGACACCGCGAGCAAACCTGAGCCTTCAGAATGTGTCAAAGGCCGCTCAGTGCATGAGCGATGGGCAGCGAGCTTGGAAGAATATTACTTGGAGAAGCATGAGAAAGTAAACACAGGTGGTAAAAATCATTTGCTAAATGCAAATGGAAGTGTTTCAACAAAACCTACTACTGGTAAGTGTGAGTGCAATGAAGAAAATGCACAGTTGATCAATGAAAATAGATCTACACGCATCTTTCCaaacaggaaaggagagagagactTGTTTAAGAATACAGTTTTTCCTTGGGAGCTTGAATCTTGCCAAGATCTAGCTCACTATTGCCTTCCTGACTGCTCTGAAGTTGCTTCAGAAATTAAAGTACCAAAACCAAGTGACAATATTAACTCAACTCCTGCAATTAAAAGATCAAAGTCCTTCCCTGTTTTGCTACGGAAATCCTTAACTGTGAACAACATTCTAGAAACTAAGAAGCATTTCAATTCTGCTGAAGCAGAGAATCAAGGGGTGAGCATTCCAGAACTGTTGCAACAGCAAGAG aTATTTCCTCAGTCAGACTTTCCAAATGCCAGCACTGCCATTTCCTCAGGAGCCCCTGGGACATCCTCTGAAGCCTTTACGTTCCCTCCTATCCCTGTACAATCCACACATGATTTGTCTcaagcaa AATTACAGCATGGAACAACAGCATCAGCATTGCCAGCAGCTGGTACAGTGGAAGCACACTGTGTAACTCCTAACTCACTACCAGAACTAACACTAGGAGAAATGATGTCTGAAATACTAAAGGATCAGACAGATCGACTGATAAAGAAA GTGGAAGACTTCTATAAGCACATGACCCATGAGACAGTCCTGTTACAAGACAACTATCTG GCATTAAATGAATTGAAGAGATACCTTGGTGCCTTGGAAAGGAATTACTTAACAGCTAGAGAAGAGCACCATAACTTACAGATGCAGAACTTCAAGGACAAGTCTATCAGCATTGGAGAGTTTGATCCTGAAAG AAAGGTGGAAGGGGAAATATTTAGACTTCACATGCtgcttgaagacatccaagaaCAAACTGATGACGGCAAACACAACGCATCCTCTTTCCTGATTTCCTACCAATCTGCCCAGTCATCATATTCTCCTTGTGAG AGATCAGTCCTTCCAACCATTCCTGATCCTCCAAAAAGAAGAGATATTGAAGCTGTATTTGTTCACAAgaacaaagagagagaaacaagagaGAATACTCATGTAATGCCACAGacaaatccatttttttcagaaggcaACAACTGCAATCTTCATCACAT GTTGCAAAACAGAACTGTATCAACTTCCAGAAACGAAATGGAGCTTCTGGGAAGGAGAGATCTGCTAGCAACCAAGCATTCTTCCAGCATAATG AGATTCCTTTCACCAGAGGAAAAATGCACTGCTGAAGGTCTTACATCCCCTAGTCAAGGAACACTAAGTCAAAAATTCAACACTGATGAAGGAAAGATAAG aaacacaaacatGCAGGAAAGGAAAGCTGGAATGCGTTCACTCTTCATtcagagaaaactaactgataTATCAGATACCAGCCTGA GCAGCAATTCAGAAGACATCTCAGCCTGTGAGTGTGACCATGATTTGCAAAGCAAGGAACTCAGAAACTGCAAGACTGAAAGTTATAGAGCACTCAATACAAGATTATGTGGAGAGAGAAAAG GACTTGGAGGCAGATGCCCTAGAGGAAGCAGAGATCAATTTCAACTGAGGAATTACAAAGAATCTGTTCAATCTTGTGATATATGTAGAAACAAAAGCTCTAGTTCATCCT AA
- the AKNAD1 gene encoding protein AKNAD1 isoform X2 — translation MAFILHVKLDMEIINKCKPSEWMKTPINSSFSDELGSIIDVTDEEQDLPYDGDVETTCKYSNSLDNWKDRTCTKDTSGILNLACSDDNKNIKATANDETFPQPEESSSHHRGAIGTTGILVEVPRSEASFKKELPVGNCSKPDSKQHLTNSKVSNVLLCHFPQGKLINTCQLIECETIPETSFSESISDTASKPEPSECVKGRSVHERWAASLEEYYLEKHEKVNTGGKNHLLNANGSVSTKPTTGKCECNEENAQLINENRSTRIFPNRKGERDLFKNTVFPWELESCQDLAHYCLPDCSEVASEIKVPKPSDNINSTPAIKRSKSFPVLLRKSLTVNNILETKKHFNSAEAENQGVSIPELLQQQEIFPQSDFPNASTAISSGAPGTSSEAFTFPPIPVQSTHDLSQAKLQHGTTASALPAAGTVEAHCVTPNSLPELTLGEMMSEILKDQTDRLIKKVEDFYKHMTHETVLLQDNYLALNELKRYLGALERNYLTAREEHHNLQMQNFKDKSISIGEFDPERKVEGEIFRLHMLLEDIQEQTDDGKHNASSFLISYQSAQSSYSPCERSVLPTIPDPPKRRDIEAVFVHKNKERETRENTHVMPQTNPFFSEGNNCNLHHINEMELLGRRDLLATKHSSSIMRFLSPEEKCTAEGLTSPSQGTLSQKFNTDEGKIRNTNMQERKAGMRSLFIQRKLTDISDTSLSSNSEDISACECDHDLQSKELRNCKTESYRALNTRLCGERKGLGGRCPRGSRDQFQLRNYKESVQSCDICRNKSSSSSSYSQKRIYTEKAQKNQQPHEFGNRQSERQNLETAKTCCSSTYNKIILSHQYLPIKKSARSKSAVNIRNRNANDSNANILSSALDHAIQTANSLKEATERIVQAVSEDLAEVKRYQL, via the exons ATGGCATTCATACTCCACGTAAAACTGGATATGGAGATTATAAACAAGTGCAAACCATCAGAGTGGATGAAAACCCCAATTAATAGTTCATTTTCAGATGAATTAGGCTCTATCATTGATGTAACTGATGAGGAACAAGACTTACCTTATGATGGAGATGTAGAAACAACTTGTAAATACAGTAACAGTCTAGATAATTGGAAGGACCGTACTTGTACAAAAGACACTTCTGGTATTTTAAACCTGGCCTGTTCTGATGATaacaaaaacataaaagcaacagcaaatgATGAAACTTTTCCACAGCCTGAAGAATCCTCCAGTCACCACAGAGGTGCCATAGGAACAACAGGAATTTTAGTTGAAGTACCCAGAAGTGAAGCTTCCTTTAAGAAGGAATTGCCTGTTGGCAATTGTAGTAAACCAGATAGCAAACAACATCTCACCAACTCAAAAGTGTCCAATGTCCTTCTGTGTCATTTCCCTCAGGGAAAGTTAATAAACACATGCCAGTTAATTGAATGTGAGACAATACCAGAGACGTCCTTTAGTGAAAGTATCAGTGACACCGCGAGCAAACCTGAGCCTTCAGAATGTGTCAAAGGCCGCTCAGTGCATGAGCGATGGGCAGCGAGCTTGGAAGAATATTACTTGGAGAAGCATGAGAAAGTAAACACAGGTGGTAAAAATCATTTGCTAAATGCAAATGGAAGTGTTTCAACAAAACCTACTACTGGTAAGTGTGAGTGCAATGAAGAAAATGCACAGTTGATCAATGAAAATAGATCTACACGCATCTTTCCaaacaggaaaggagagagagactTGTTTAAGAATACAGTTTTTCCTTGGGAGCTTGAATCTTGCCAAGATCTAGCTCACTATTGCCTTCCTGACTGCTCTGAAGTTGCTTCAGAAATTAAAGTACCAAAACCAAGTGACAATATTAACTCAACTCCTGCAATTAAAAGATCAAAGTCCTTCCCTGTTTTGCTACGGAAATCCTTAACTGTGAACAACATTCTAGAAACTAAGAAGCATTTCAATTCTGCTGAAGCAGAGAATCAAGGGGTGAGCATTCCAGAACTGTTGCAACAGCAAGAG aTATTTCCTCAGTCAGACTTTCCAAATGCCAGCACTGCCATTTCCTCAGGAGCCCCTGGGACATCCTCTGAAGCCTTTACGTTCCCTCCTATCCCTGTACAATCCACACATGATTTGTCTcaagcaa AATTACAGCATGGAACAACAGCATCAGCATTGCCAGCAGCTGGTACAGTGGAAGCACACTGTGTAACTCCTAACTCACTACCAGAACTAACACTAGGAGAAATGATGTCTGAAATACTAAAGGATCAGACAGATCGACTGATAAAGAAA GTGGAAGACTTCTATAAGCACATGACCCATGAGACAGTCCTGTTACAAGACAACTATCTG GCATTAAATGAATTGAAGAGATACCTTGGTGCCTTGGAAAGGAATTACTTAACAGCTAGAGAAGAGCACCATAACTTACAGATGCAGAACTTCAAGGACAAGTCTATCAGCATTGGAGAGTTTGATCCTGAAAG AAAGGTGGAAGGGGAAATATTTAGACTTCACATGCtgcttgaagacatccaagaaCAAACTGATGACGGCAAACACAACGCATCCTCTTTCCTGATTTCCTACCAATCTGCCCAGTCATCATATTCTCCTTGTGAG AGATCAGTCCTTCCAACCATTCCTGATCCTCCAAAAAGAAGAGATATTGAAGCTGTATTTGTTCACAAgaacaaagagagagaaacaagagaGAATACTCATGTAATGCCACAGacaaatccatttttttcagaaggcaACAACTGCAATCTTCATCACAT AAACGAAATGGAGCTTCTGGGAAGGAGAGATCTGCTAGCAACCAAGCATTCTTCCAGCATAATG AGATTCCTTTCACCAGAGGAAAAATGCACTGCTGAAGGTCTTACATCCCCTAGTCAAGGAACACTAAGTCAAAAATTCAACACTGATGAAGGAAAGATAAG aaacacaaacatGCAGGAAAGGAAAGCTGGAATGCGTTCACTCTTCATtcagagaaaactaactgataTATCAGATACCAGCCTGA GCAGCAATTCAGAAGACATCTCAGCCTGTGAGTGTGACCATGATTTGCAAAGCAAGGAACTCAGAAACTGCAAGACTGAAAGTTATAGAGCACTCAATACAAGATTATGTGGAGAGAGAAAAG GACTTGGAGGCAGATGCCCTAGAGGAAGCAGAGATCAATTTCAACTGAGGAATTACAAAGAATCTGTTCAATCTTGTGATATATGTAGAAACAAAAGCTCTAGTTCATCCT CTTATTCACAGAAAAGAATCTACACTGAAAAGGCTCAGAAAAATCAACAGCCACATGAATTTGGAAACAGACAGTCTGAAAG ACAAAACTTGGAGACTGCCAAAACCTGCTGTTCAAGCACATATAATAAAATTATCCTTTCACATCAATACTTACCCATCAAGAAGTCTGCCCGAAGCAAATCTGCAGTCAacatcagaaacagaaatgccaATGATTCCAATGCAAAT ATTTTAAGTTCTGCCCTGGATCATGCTATACAGACAGCAAACAGTTTGAAGGAAGCTACAGAACGAATAGTACAAGCAGTTTCAGAAGATCTAGCTGAAGTGAAAAGATACCAGCTCTAA
- the AKNAD1 gene encoding protein AKNAD1 isoform X3, whose protein sequence is MAFILHVKLDMEIINKCKPSEWMKTPINSSFSDELGSIIDVTDEEQDLPYDGDVETTCKYSNSLDNWKDRTCTKDTSGILNLACSDDNKNIKATANDETFPQPEESSSHHRGAIGTTGILVEVPRSEASFKKELPVGNCSKPDSKQHLTNSKVSNVLLCHFPQGKLINTCQLIECETIPETSFSESISDTASKPEPSECVKGRSVHERWAASLEEYYLEKHEKVNTGGKNHLLNANGSVSTKPTTGKCECNEENAQLINENRSTRIFPNRKGERDLFKNTVFPWELESCQDLAHYCLPDCSEVASEIKVPKPSDNINSTPAIKRSKSFPVLLRKSLTVNNILETKKHFNSAEAENQGVSIPELLQQQEIFPQSDFPNASTAISSGAPGTSSEAFTFPPIPVQSTHDLSQAKLQHGTTASALPAAGTVEAHCVTPNSLPELTLGEMMSEILKDQTDRLIKKVEDFYKHMTHETVLLQDNYLALNELKRYLGALERNYLTAREEHHNLQMQNFKDKSISIGEFDPERKVEGEIFRLHMLLEDIQEQTDDGKHNASSFLISYQSAQSSYSPCERSVLPTIPDPPKRRDIEAVFVHKNKERETRENTHVMPQTNPFFSEGNNCNLHHMLQNRTVSTSRNEMELLGRRDLLATKHSSSIMRFLSPEEKCTAEGLTSPSQGTLSQKFNTDEGKIRNTNMQERKAGMRSLFIQRKLTDISDTSLSSNSEDISACECDHDLQSKELRNCKTESYRALNTRLCGERKGLGGRCPRGSRDQFQLRNYKESVQSCDICRNKSSSSSSYSQKRIYTEKAQKNQQPHEFGNRQSERF, encoded by the exons ATGGCATTCATACTCCACGTAAAACTGGATATGGAGATTATAAACAAGTGCAAACCATCAGAGTGGATGAAAACCCCAATTAATAGTTCATTTTCAGATGAATTAGGCTCTATCATTGATGTAACTGATGAGGAACAAGACTTACCTTATGATGGAGATGTAGAAACAACTTGTAAATACAGTAACAGTCTAGATAATTGGAAGGACCGTACTTGTACAAAAGACACTTCTGGTATTTTAAACCTGGCCTGTTCTGATGATaacaaaaacataaaagcaacagcaaatgATGAAACTTTTCCACAGCCTGAAGAATCCTCCAGTCACCACAGAGGTGCCATAGGAACAACAGGAATTTTAGTTGAAGTACCCAGAAGTGAAGCTTCCTTTAAGAAGGAATTGCCTGTTGGCAATTGTAGTAAACCAGATAGCAAACAACATCTCACCAACTCAAAAGTGTCCAATGTCCTTCTGTGTCATTTCCCTCAGGGAAAGTTAATAAACACATGCCAGTTAATTGAATGTGAGACAATACCAGAGACGTCCTTTAGTGAAAGTATCAGTGACACCGCGAGCAAACCTGAGCCTTCAGAATGTGTCAAAGGCCGCTCAGTGCATGAGCGATGGGCAGCGAGCTTGGAAGAATATTACTTGGAGAAGCATGAGAAAGTAAACACAGGTGGTAAAAATCATTTGCTAAATGCAAATGGAAGTGTTTCAACAAAACCTACTACTGGTAAGTGTGAGTGCAATGAAGAAAATGCACAGTTGATCAATGAAAATAGATCTACACGCATCTTTCCaaacaggaaaggagagagagactTGTTTAAGAATACAGTTTTTCCTTGGGAGCTTGAATCTTGCCAAGATCTAGCTCACTATTGCCTTCCTGACTGCTCTGAAGTTGCTTCAGAAATTAAAGTACCAAAACCAAGTGACAATATTAACTCAACTCCTGCAATTAAAAGATCAAAGTCCTTCCCTGTTTTGCTACGGAAATCCTTAACTGTGAACAACATTCTAGAAACTAAGAAGCATTTCAATTCTGCTGAAGCAGAGAATCAAGGGGTGAGCATTCCAGAACTGTTGCAACAGCAAGAG aTATTTCCTCAGTCAGACTTTCCAAATGCCAGCACTGCCATTTCCTCAGGAGCCCCTGGGACATCCTCTGAAGCCTTTACGTTCCCTCCTATCCCTGTACAATCCACACATGATTTGTCTcaagcaa AATTACAGCATGGAACAACAGCATCAGCATTGCCAGCAGCTGGTACAGTGGAAGCACACTGTGTAACTCCTAACTCACTACCAGAACTAACACTAGGAGAAATGATGTCTGAAATACTAAAGGATCAGACAGATCGACTGATAAAGAAA GTGGAAGACTTCTATAAGCACATGACCCATGAGACAGTCCTGTTACAAGACAACTATCTG GCATTAAATGAATTGAAGAGATACCTTGGTGCCTTGGAAAGGAATTACTTAACAGCTAGAGAAGAGCACCATAACTTACAGATGCAGAACTTCAAGGACAAGTCTATCAGCATTGGAGAGTTTGATCCTGAAAG AAAGGTGGAAGGGGAAATATTTAGACTTCACATGCtgcttgaagacatccaagaaCAAACTGATGACGGCAAACACAACGCATCCTCTTTCCTGATTTCCTACCAATCTGCCCAGTCATCATATTCTCCTTGTGAG AGATCAGTCCTTCCAACCATTCCTGATCCTCCAAAAAGAAGAGATATTGAAGCTGTATTTGTTCACAAgaacaaagagagagaaacaagagaGAATACTCATGTAATGCCACAGacaaatccatttttttcagaaggcaACAACTGCAATCTTCATCACAT GTTGCAAAACAGAACTGTATCAACTTCCAGAAACGAAATGGAGCTTCTGGGAAGGAGAGATCTGCTAGCAACCAAGCATTCTTCCAGCATAATG AGATTCCTTTCACCAGAGGAAAAATGCACTGCTGAAGGTCTTACATCCCCTAGTCAAGGAACACTAAGTCAAAAATTCAACACTGATGAAGGAAAGATAAG aaacacaaacatGCAGGAAAGGAAAGCTGGAATGCGTTCACTCTTCATtcagagaaaactaactgataTATCAGATACCAGCCTGA GCAGCAATTCAGAAGACATCTCAGCCTGTGAGTGTGACCATGATTTGCAAAGCAAGGAACTCAGAAACTGCAAGACTGAAAGTTATAGAGCACTCAATACAAGATTATGTGGAGAGAGAAAAG GACTTGGAGGCAGATGCCCTAGAGGAAGCAGAGATCAATTTCAACTGAGGAATTACAAAGAATCTGTTCAATCTTGTGATATATGTAGAAACAAAAGCTCTAGTTCATCCT CTTATTCACAGAAAAGAATCTACACTGAAAAGGCTCAGAAAAATCAACAGCCACATGAATTTGGAAACAGACAGTCTGAAAG ATTTTAA